From Pseudovibrio sp. Tun.PSC04-5.I4, a single genomic window includes:
- a CDS encoding PAS domain-containing sensor histidine kinase, translated as MPAFWHKHTRVNVLWRRRFRLSLNLLGVAVFALLGAAGFSQAMDILPSLSGSSVDAFKVVWVAATAGIALYAVAASVVLVRIRRNDTLSILQLRQDRADAMARIDRLENLLETEDSLLLVWDGEAKLPGVAGHLPENLELPGGLSQLVEFETWLDVKSAEALRAFLGHLRGHGEVFRLTLTTIDGVYLEASGHTAGGLAVLRLRDLTGDRQLSARLAEQNKELREQISALHSLLDALPGPAWQRDNHGKLVWVNGAYVDAVEAESTRSVVEGQIELLEAKGRNKLNMMRQTDGVYHSPMPVVAAGERRVFELTDVNSDHGNAGLAQDISELERVQGQLRRTLESHTRTLDQLQTPVAVFGADHRLQFYNAAYCSLWDFDQSFLEGKPEEGELLDSLRAARKLPEQADYRGWRKKHLECYHALDAQAFWWHLPDGRTLRVIASPHPQGGVTYFYENVTEQLDLESRFIALTRVQRETLDHLTEAVAVFGSNGRMRLSNPAFAEIWGFSEELLEGEPHVNDLLESCRTLMGDSDRWQELARGVTGLSDNRTSVAGRMERMDGSVIDYVTVPLPDGGTLLTFVNVTDTVNIERALHATNDALQEADQLKNAFIQHVSYELRSPLTTIIGFAQLLGDAKFGDLSPKQEEYTDYILSSSSALLHIINDILDLATVDAGIMELEISEVDVAKTVSEAVEGLKDRLVESDITLRTHMPDCIGILKADERRLRQVLFNLISNAIRYSNKGGLVDINCERDDQEVRIQIKDHGAGIPQEMLEQVFSRFVGRGAGGNRQGVGLGLAIVKSFVELHGGSVEISSIEGEGTTVDCTFPLEPHVHSLEAAE; from the coding sequence ATGCCAGCATTCTGGCATAAACACACGCGTGTAAACGTGCTGTGGCGCAGAAGGTTTCGGCTATCGCTGAACCTACTAGGCGTTGCTGTGTTCGCCCTGCTTGGAGCCGCGGGCTTTTCTCAGGCAATGGATATCTTGCCTTCTCTTTCCGGTAGTTCAGTTGATGCATTTAAAGTGGTTTGGGTCGCGGCAACGGCCGGTATCGCTTTGTATGCAGTTGCAGCTTCGGTAGTTCTCGTGCGCATCAGGCGCAATGACACTCTTTCCATTCTTCAATTACGACAGGACCGGGCTGATGCCATGGCTCGTATTGACCGCTTGGAAAATTTGTTGGAGACCGAAGATAGTCTGCTACTGGTTTGGGATGGAGAAGCCAAACTTCCGGGTGTTGCCGGTCATTTGCCGGAAAACCTGGAGTTGCCAGGTGGTCTTTCTCAATTGGTTGAGTTCGAGACGTGGTTGGATGTGAAATCCGCTGAGGCTTTACGCGCATTTCTGGGGCATTTGCGCGGCCATGGCGAGGTCTTCCGACTAACGCTCACCACAATTGATGGAGTTTACCTGGAAGCTTCAGGTCATACGGCAGGTGGTCTGGCTGTCCTTCGCCTGCGTGATTTGACTGGAGATCGACAGCTCAGCGCGCGCCTTGCTGAGCAGAACAAAGAGCTGCGCGAGCAGATCTCCGCACTTCACAGTTTACTGGATGCTTTGCCGGGTCCAGCGTGGCAACGCGACAATCACGGAAAGCTTGTTTGGGTCAACGGCGCTTATGTGGACGCTGTAGAGGCTGAAAGCACGCGCTCCGTGGTTGAGGGGCAGATCGAGCTGTTGGAAGCCAAAGGTCGCAACAAACTCAATATGATGCGTCAGACGGATGGTGTCTATCATTCGCCGATGCCGGTCGTCGCAGCTGGTGAACGCCGCGTCTTTGAGTTGACTGATGTGAACTCTGACCATGGCAATGCAGGTCTGGCTCAGGACATCTCAGAGCTCGAACGTGTACAGGGGCAGCTCCGCCGCACATTGGAGTCCCACACACGTACGTTGGATCAGCTACAAACACCTGTGGCCGTGTTTGGAGCTGATCATCGTCTCCAGTTCTACAACGCAGCTTACTGCTCGTTGTGGGACTTTGATCAGAGCTTTCTGGAAGGCAAACCGGAAGAAGGTGAACTTCTGGATTCCCTTCGTGCAGCGCGCAAACTACCGGAACAAGCAGACTACCGTGGTTGGCGTAAGAAACACCTTGAGTGCTACCACGCATTGGATGCACAAGCATTCTGGTGGCACCTGCCGGATGGTCGGACACTTCGCGTGATCGCGAGCCCGCATCCGCAAGGCGGGGTGACGTACTTCTACGAGAACGTGACTGAGCAGTTAGATCTGGAAAGCCGCTTCATTGCTCTCACTCGTGTGCAGCGGGAGACGTTGGATCACCTCACAGAAGCAGTTGCCGTGTTTGGCTCCAACGGTCGTATGCGCCTCTCAAACCCAGCATTTGCCGAAATATGGGGATTTTCCGAGGAACTCCTCGAAGGCGAGCCGCATGTGAATGATCTGCTGGAAAGTTGCCGAACCCTAATGGGAGACTCCGATCGCTGGCAAGAGCTTGCACGCGGCGTCACCGGCCTTTCCGACAATCGCACAAGCGTTGCCGGTCGCATGGAACGCATGGATGGATCTGTCATTGACTATGTGACTGTGCCTCTGCCTGATGGCGGCACATTGCTGACCTTTGTCAACGTGACGGATACAGTGAACATCGAACGTGCACTCCACGCCACGAATGATGCGCTTCAGGAGGCTGATCAGCTCAAGAACGCGTTCATCCAGCACGTCTCTTACGAGCTGCGGTCTCCACTCACCACGATCATCGGCTTTGCTCAATTGCTGGGAGATGCCAAGTTTGGCGACCTCTCTCCCAAGCAGGAAGAATACACCGATTACATTCTGTCTTCCTCCTCTGCGCTGTTGCACATCATCAACGATATTCTTGATCTGGCAACGGTTGATGCCGGCATCATGGAGCTGGAAATTTCAGAGGTAGATGTTGCTAAAACCGTCTCTGAAGCCGTTGAAGGGCTGAAAGATCGCCTCGTTGAATCTGATATCACGCTGCGTACTCATATGCCGGATTGCATTGGCATTTTGAAAGCTGATGAACGCCGTCTACGTCAGGTTCTATTCAACCTCATCTCCAACGCGATCCGCTACTCTAACAAGGGTGGCCTGGTTGATATTAATTGTGAGCGGGACGATCAGGAAGTACGCATCCAGATCAAGGATCATGGCGCAGGCATTCCGCAGGAGATGTTGGAACAAGTGTTCTCCCGCTTCGTAGGCCGTGGTGCTGGTGGAAATCGCCAAGGCGTTGGTTTAGGCCTCGCAATTGTGAAGAGTTTTGTCGAGTTGCACGGCGGGTCCGTCGAAATCTCGTCAATTGAAGGGGAGGGGACCACAGTGGATTGCACCTTCCCTCTTGAGCCGCATGTACATTCCTTGGAAGCGGCAGAATAA
- the ahcY gene encoding adenosylhomocysteinase: MGPGIQEDLMTASNDYYVKDISLAQWGRTEIEIAETEMPGLMACREEFGTSKPLKGARIAGSLHMTIQTAVLIETLVALGAEVRWASCNIFSTQDQAAAAMADAGIPVFAEKGETLEEYWSYADKIFDWGNGETANLILDDGGDATLMILLGAKAEKDASLLDNPSNEEETALFATIKRRLEKDPGFFSKVKGNIMGVSEETTTGVMRLYEMQRKGDLPFPAINVNDSVTKSKFDNRYGCRESLVDGIRRGTDVMMAGKVAVVAGYGDVGKGSAQSLNGAGARVVVTEIDPICALQAAMDGYEVKTMEQAVGEGDIFVTTTGNKDVITADHMRDMKDMAIVCNIGHFDNEIQVAALRNFKWRNVKPQVDLIEYPDGKRLILLSEGRLVNLGNATGHPSFVMSASFTNQVLAQIELYTKNENYQNEVYVLPKHLDEKVARLHLAKLGVTLSELTDDQANYLGLEKSGPFKAEHYKY, translated from the coding sequence ATGGGCCCAGGCATTCAGGAAGATTTGATGACTGCATCTAACGATTATTACGTCAAAGACATCTCACTTGCGCAGTGGGGTCGTACTGAAATTGAAATTGCTGAAACTGAAATGCCGGGCCTTATGGCTTGCCGCGAAGAATTCGGTACAAGTAAGCCTCTCAAAGGGGCTCGCATTGCTGGCTCCTTGCATATGACAATTCAGACAGCAGTTCTCATCGAGACCCTTGTAGCGCTTGGCGCTGAAGTCCGTTGGGCCTCCTGTAACATCTTCTCCACGCAGGATCAGGCTGCCGCAGCTATGGCAGACGCGGGCATCCCTGTGTTCGCTGAAAAAGGCGAAACCCTCGAAGAGTACTGGTCCTACGCTGACAAGATCTTCGATTGGGGCAATGGCGAGACTGCAAACCTCATCCTCGATGATGGTGGTGACGCAACATTGATGATTCTTCTTGGTGCGAAAGCCGAAAAAGATGCATCTTTGCTCGACAATCCGTCGAACGAGGAAGAAACAGCGCTCTTCGCGACCATTAAGCGTCGTCTCGAAAAAGACCCGGGCTTCTTCTCCAAGGTCAAAGGTAACATCATGGGCGTTTCTGAGGAAACAACCACAGGTGTTATGCGTCTTTACGAAATGCAGAGAAAAGGCGACCTCCCGTTCCCTGCAATCAACGTGAACGATTCCGTTACGAAATCCAAGTTCGACAACCGTTATGGCTGCCGTGAATCATTGGTAGATGGTATCCGCCGCGGTACTGACGTCATGATGGCTGGTAAAGTGGCTGTTGTTGCAGGTTATGGCGATGTTGGTAAAGGCTCAGCTCAGTCTTTGAACGGCGCAGGCGCTCGTGTGGTTGTCACCGAAATCGATCCAATCTGTGCGCTTCAGGCGGCGATGGATGGGTACGAAGTTAAGACAATGGAGCAGGCTGTTGGTGAAGGCGATATCTTCGTCACCACAACAGGCAACAAAGACGTTATCACTGCCGACCACATGCGCGACATGAAGGACATGGCGATCGTCTGTAACATTGGCCACTTTGATAACGAGATTCAGGTTGCAGCACTGCGTAACTTCAAATGGCGCAATGTGAAGCCACAGGTTGACTTGATCGAATACCCGGATGGTAAACGTCTGATCCTTCTCTCAGAAGGCCGGCTGGTGAACCTTGGCAATGCGACAGGTCATCCATCCTTCGTTATGTCTGCAAGCTTTACCAATCAGGTACTGGCTCAGATTGAGCTCTACACCAAGAATGAGAACTACCAGAACGAAGTCTACGTACTGCCTAAGCATCTGGATGAGAAGGTTGCGCGTCTTCATCTTGCTAAGCTTGGTGTCACTCTCAGCGAGTTGACGGATGATCAGGCGAACTACCTCGGCCTCGAGAAATCCGGTCCGTTTAAGGCCGAGCACTATAAATATTGA
- a CDS encoding NUDIX domain-containing protein, with protein MKKRPAARLLVLDPKNRVLLFNFKFDTGPLAGRDYWASVGGGLETGETYEEAARRELLEETGIADPIGQRILTRTVTFQMPSGEMVEAEEHYFLVSISHSNIDYSRHTELETQVMRNYRWWTLAELRSTTQTVYPENILEVLEPYLKSQL; from the coding sequence ATGAAAAAACGTCCTGCTGCCCGTCTGCTGGTCCTTGACCCTAAAAATCGCGTTCTTCTCTTCAATTTTAAGTTCGATACAGGGCCTTTGGCAGGGCGAGATTATTGGGCGTCTGTCGGTGGAGGTCTTGAGACCGGAGAAACCTATGAGGAAGCAGCTCGTCGCGAGTTGTTGGAAGAAACCGGTATTGCTGACCCTATAGGCCAAAGAATCCTTACTAGGACAGTCACTTTCCAAATGCCCTCTGGAGAGATGGTAGAAGCAGAAGAGCATTACTTCCTCGTCTCTATTTCCCACTCAAATATCGATTATTCCAGACACACTGAGTTGGAAACACAGGTTATGAGGAATTATAGGTGGTGGACCTTGGCAGAGCTCCGTTCAACCACACAAACAGTGTACCCGGAAAATATCCTCGAAGTACTAGAGCCTTACTTAAAGTCACAGCTCTAA
- a CDS encoding HPr family phosphocarrier protein — protein MDNCTVLACDLTIVNTRGLHARASAKLVKLVETFDANVKVSKDGQTVGGTSIMGLLMLAASPGCSIHVVATGNQKQEALSAITHLVEDGFGERD, from the coding sequence ATGGATAATTGTACAGTGCTGGCATGTGATCTAACCATCGTTAACACCCGTGGTTTGCATGCACGCGCCTCAGCCAAACTGGTGAAGCTGGTTGAAACCTTCGATGCCAATGTGAAGGTTTCCAAAGACGGTCAAACCGTTGGCGGAACATCCATAATGGGGTTGCTGATGCTGGCGGCAAGTCCCGGCTGTTCCATCCACGTTGTCGCAACAGGCAACCAGAAACAAGAAGCACTCTCCGCAATCACACATCTGGTTGAAGATGGTTTCGGTGAAAGAGACTAA
- a CDS encoding PTS sugar transporter subunit IIA — translation MIGLVLVTHGRLAEEFKSALEHVVGPQDRVATICIGPDDDMEQRRQDILRSVEAVNDGSGVVLLTDMFGGTPSNLAISVMDGGNIEVVAGVNLPMLIKLASVRNEKPLAEAVEEARSAGQKYISVASQVLSGQG, via the coding sequence ATGATTGGTCTAGTTCTTGTCACCCATGGCCGGTTGGCAGAAGAGTTTAAATCGGCTCTTGAGCATGTCGTAGGTCCACAGGATCGTGTGGCAACCATTTGCATCGGCCCAGATGATGATATGGAGCAGCGTCGGCAGGACATCCTACGTTCTGTGGAAGCGGTCAATGACGGCTCTGGCGTTGTCCTTCTCACCGATATGTTTGGCGGTACGCCGTCTAACCTCGCCATTTCCGTTATGGATGGAGGTAACATTGAGGTTGTTGCTGGTGTAAACTTGCCAATGCTTATCAAACTTGCAAGCGTGCGGAACGAAAAACCGCTTGCTGAAGCGGTTGAAGAGGCTCGTAGTGCAGGACAGAAGTACATCTCGGTTGCTTCGCAGGTCCTGTCGGGCCAGGGCTAA
- a CDS encoding HPr kinase/phosphatase C-terminal domain-containing protein: MTALDQKQSVQAATGQAIHATCVVIGKIGLLVRGKSGSGKTALGLELIHAARLQGSYAAMVADDRVYVTAKNNRLIATCPDQIQGKAELRGHGIVDVPYLNKALVHVVLDFEDLSKMDRIPDESALTCEICSVKLIRQSIPKEDVLSALRLAKALIFTNPVHN, translated from the coding sequence ATGACAGCACTTGACCAAAAACAATCCGTTCAAGCCGCCACCGGTCAGGCAATTCATGCCACATGCGTGGTTATTGGCAAAATCGGGCTGTTGGTCCGTGGTAAATCTGGTTCAGGCAAAACCGCGCTGGGGCTGGAGTTGATCCACGCAGCACGCCTCCAAGGTTCTTATGCTGCGATGGTTGCAGATGACCGGGTTTATGTGACAGCGAAAAATAACCGCCTAATAGCCACATGCCCCGACCAAATTCAGGGTAAAGCTGAACTGCGCGGGCATGGAATCGTCGATGTCCCCTACCTGAATAAAGCTCTGGTACATGTTGTCCTGGATTTTGAAGATCTGTCAAAAATGGATCGGATACCGGACGAGAGCGCGCTAACTTGTGAAATATGCTCAGTCAAATTAATTCGCCAATCAATCCCGAAGGAAGACGTTTTATCGGCACTTCGGTTGGCCAAAGCACTTATTTTTACTAATCCAGTGCACAACTAA
- a CDS encoding sensor histidine kinase, translating to MSENKEDQERVEDEADEALGSSDPQHSGAFRWLGRRQVRQRVFTRWVSLAGIYVFSSLTRRILVLNLVGLLAMVISILYLNQFQAGLIDARVQSLLVQGEIIAGAIAASTTSDGDSLMVDPEQLLRLEAGETTSARSTLGSLDFPINPELVGPILRRLISPTKTRARIYDPDGMLMLDSRQLHAQNQIFRFDLPPPNESNDPFFQKMWEEMKLWIRRGEYPPYKEVGRTEGREYPEVAAALAGSPASVVRVGPKGEMVVAVAVPIQRFRGVLGSLLLSTQGGDIDDIVAAERNAILKIFLVAAVVVVILSVLLAGTIAGPVRRLSEAAQRVQSATNTREEIPEFADRYDEIGHLARALRNMTNALYGRMDAIESFAADVAHELKNPLTSLRSAVETLPLAKTESSRERLLEVIQHDVRRLDRLITDISEASRIDAEMSRAESNDVDMATLLDAVVSIANERTGENIAPVKLKFDPAKPGDVFLVVGNDQRLGQVINNLIDNARSFSPTGKSVSITAKRKQNNIIIWVDDCGPGIEDELTERVFERFYTDRPENEGFGNNSGLGLSICRQIIEAHRGEISVSNRLSDDEPGSEQKVLGARFVVRLKAKVST from the coding sequence ATGTCAGAAAATAAAGAAGACCAGGAGCGGGTTGAAGACGAAGCTGATGAGGCTTTGGGGTCTTCAGATCCGCAACACTCAGGCGCGTTCCGTTGGTTGGGGCGTAGGCAGGTGCGCCAACGCGTGTTCACACGGTGGGTGTCCCTTGCTGGTATCTATGTGTTTTCTTCTCTGACACGACGTATTCTGGTTCTGAACCTCGTCGGTTTGCTGGCGATGGTGATCTCAATTTTGTACTTGAACCAGTTTCAGGCCGGGCTGATCGATGCGCGCGTTCAGTCACTACTGGTTCAGGGTGAGATCATTGCGGGGGCTATTGCAGCTTCAACCACAAGTGACGGTGATTCTCTAATGGTGGACCCGGAGCAACTGCTCCGATTGGAAGCTGGAGAAACCACGAGTGCACGCTCGACGTTGGGCAGTCTCGATTTTCCTATCAACCCTGAGCTTGTTGGTCCAATTCTCCGCCGATTGATTTCACCGACAAAAACGCGGGCTCGAATTTACGATCCAGATGGCATGTTGATGCTGGATTCACGCCAGCTCCACGCCCAAAATCAGATTTTTAGGTTTGACCTGCCACCTCCCAATGAAAGCAACGACCCCTTCTTCCAAAAGATGTGGGAGGAGATGAAGCTTTGGATCCGCCGCGGTGAGTACCCCCCTTATAAAGAGGTTGGCCGAACCGAAGGCCGAGAATATCCAGAGGTCGCAGCTGCCTTGGCTGGCTCACCAGCTTCCGTTGTGCGCGTTGGGCCCAAAGGCGAGATGGTTGTCGCTGTTGCCGTGCCAATCCAGCGGTTCCGAGGTGTTTTAGGCTCCTTGCTGCTGTCGACACAAGGTGGTGACATCGACGATATTGTTGCGGCAGAGCGAAACGCGATTTTGAAAATCTTCCTCGTCGCTGCTGTTGTGGTGGTGATCCTTTCAGTTCTTCTTGCTGGCACAATAGCAGGCCCGGTCCGCCGCTTGTCCGAAGCAGCACAGCGGGTACAGTCCGCGACCAACACACGGGAAGAAATTCCCGAGTTTGCAGACCGTTACGATGAAATTGGTCACTTGGCGCGGGCCTTGCGCAACATGACGAATGCTCTTTATGGAAGAATGGACGCTATTGAGAGCTTTGCCGCTGATGTGGCTCATGAGCTCAAGAACCCTCTGACATCGTTGAGAAGTGCAGTTGAAACGCTGCCTCTCGCTAAAACAGAAAGTTCTCGGGAGCGTTTGCTGGAGGTCATTCAGCATGATGTCAGGCGATTGGATCGCCTGATTACGGATATCTCCGAAGCATCCCGGATTGATGCAGAAATGTCTCGTGCAGAATCCAATGATGTTGATATGGCGACGCTTCTGGATGCCGTTGTATCGATCGCCAATGAGCGGACGGGTGAAAACATTGCACCTGTGAAGCTGAAGTTTGATCCGGCAAAGCCCGGTGATGTGTTCCTCGTGGTTGGCAATGATCAACGTCTCGGTCAGGTCATTAACAACTTGATTGATAATGCACGCTCATTCTCGCCCACTGGGAAGTCGGTTTCCATCACAGCCAAGCGCAAGCAGAACAACATCATCATCTGGGTTGATGACTGTGGTCCGGGTATTGAAGACGAATTGACGGAACGTGTATTCGAACGCTTTTATACGGACAGGCCAGAGAACGAAGGCTTTGGCAATAACTCCGGGCTGGGTCTTTCCATCTGTCGTCAGATCATTGAAGCGCACCGAGGTGAAATCTCCGTTTCCAATCGTTTGTCTGATGATGAGCCGGGCTCGGAACAGAAGGTTCTGGGTGCGCGATTTGTTGTCCGCTTGAAGGCGAAAGTGTCGACATGA
- a CDS encoding response regulator transcription factor, which yields MPTIALVDDDRNILTSVSIALESEGYRVQTYTDGTVALDGLQADPPDLAIFDIKMPRMDGMELLRRFRQMSDLPVIFLTSKDDEIDELFGLKMGADDFIRKPFSQRLLVERVKAVLRRVAPRDAASAATETSKLLERGNLVMDKERHTCTWLAKPVTLTVTEFLILFALAQRPGVVKSRNALMDAAYDDQVYVDDRTIDSHIKRLRKKFKVVDDDFDMIETLYGVGYRFREN from the coding sequence ATGCCAACGATTGCTCTGGTCGATGATGACCGTAACATTTTGACATCCGTCTCTATAGCTTTGGAGTCCGAGGGATATCGGGTTCAAACCTATACAGATGGAACTGTAGCATTGGACGGGCTTCAGGCTGACCCACCCGACCTTGCGATTTTTGATATCAAAATGCCGCGTATGGATGGTATGGAGCTGCTGCGCCGGTTCCGTCAGATGTCAGATTTGCCTGTAATCTTCCTCACATCTAAGGATGATGAGATTGATGAGTTGTTCGGCCTCAAGATGGGCGCTGATGACTTTATACGTAAGCCATTCTCTCAGCGTCTCCTCGTTGAACGCGTAAAAGCGGTTCTACGCCGCGTAGCGCCGCGCGATGCTGCAAGCGCTGCCACCGAAACCTCCAAGCTGCTGGAGCGTGGTAATCTGGTCATGGATAAAGAGCGTCATACCTGCACATGGCTTGCAAAGCCTGTCACGTTGACGGTCACAGAATTCCTGATCCTGTTTGCATTGGCTCAACGTCCAGGCGTTGTTAAAAGCCGTAACGCACTTATGGATGCTGCCTACGATGACCAAGTCTATGTTGACGATCGCACCATCGACAGCCACATAAAGCGTCTTCGTAAGAAGTTTAAAGTGGTTGATGATGACTTTGATATGATCGAAACACTCTATGGCGTAGGGTATCGCTTCCGTGAGAACTGA
- a CDS encoding phosphoenolpyruvate carboxykinase — protein MNEFGLRNSAFGCDTFGLKGLKSVYWNLTEAELYEHAIRNGEAQIAAGGALCAETGAHTGRSPRDKFVVRDARTENTVWWDNSGAMSPESFEVLLADMLAHAEGMELYAQDLYGGADPAHQLNVRVYNEMAWHNHFIRNMLLRPSREELKSFESEMTIIDLPSFKADPERHGCRSETVIACDLTSKIVLIAGTAYAGEMKKSVFSMLNYMLPEDGVMPMHCSANTGNGDDAAVFFGLSGTGKTTLSADPTRTLIGDDEHGWGPDGIFNFEGGCYAKTIRLSAEAEPEIFATTQRFGTILENVVLDEDRVPDFDDGSKTENTRCSYPIHFIPNASDTGRAAHPKNIIMLTADAFGVLPPIAKLSDAQSMYHFLSGYTAKVAGTERGVTEPQATFSTCFGAPFMPRHPSEYGALLKNLIREHKVDCWLVNTGWTGGAYGVGHRMPIKETRALLRAALDGSLNAAEFRKDENFGFSVPVAVPGVDTNILDPRSTWSNSADYDVQAAKLVDMFAANFQIFQDHVDELVLNAGPITKIAAE, from the coding sequence ATGAACGAGTTCGGATTACGGAATTCCGCGTTTGGGTGCGACACCTTCGGACTGAAGGGCCTCAAGAGTGTATATTGGAACCTGACCGAAGCTGAACTTTATGAGCATGCCATCAGGAACGGTGAAGCACAGATTGCCGCCGGCGGCGCTCTTTGTGCGGAAACAGGCGCTCACACAGGACGTTCTCCAAGAGACAAATTTGTTGTTCGTGATGCCAGAACCGAAAATACGGTCTGGTGGGACAACAGCGGAGCCATGAGCCCCGAGAGTTTTGAGGTGCTGCTTGCAGATATGCTCGCACATGCAGAAGGCATGGAGCTTTATGCGCAGGACCTTTATGGAGGCGCTGACCCTGCGCACCAGTTGAACGTTCGCGTTTACAATGAAATGGCGTGGCACAATCACTTCATCCGCAACATGCTGCTTCGCCCGTCCCGCGAAGAGCTGAAAAGCTTTGAATCTGAGATGACCATCATTGATCTGCCGAGCTTTAAGGCTGATCCAGAGCGTCATGGCTGCCGTTCTGAAACGGTGATTGCTTGTGATCTCACCAGCAAGATCGTTCTGATTGCCGGTACGGCCTATGCTGGTGAGATGAAGAAATCTGTCTTCTCCATGTTGAACTACATGTTGCCAGAAGACGGTGTAATGCCAATGCACTGTTCTGCAAATACTGGCAATGGCGACGACGCAGCTGTCTTCTTTGGCCTTTCCGGGACAGGTAAAACCACGCTTTCTGCTGATCCAACCCGCACGCTGATCGGTGATGATGAGCATGGTTGGGGTCCAGATGGTATCTTCAACTTTGAAGGTGGCTGTTATGCAAAGACCATTCGCCTTTCTGCAGAAGCCGAACCTGAGATCTTCGCGACCACACAGCGTTTCGGCACTATTTTGGAAAACGTTGTTCTTGACGAAGATCGCGTTCCAGATTTTGACGATGGTTCCAAGACCGAAAACACCCGCTGTTCCTACCCTATTCACTTCATCCCGAATGCGAGTGATACAGGCCGGGCAGCGCACCCTAAGAACATCATCATGCTGACTGCTGATGCGTTTGGTGTTTTGCCTCCAATTGCCAAGCTCAGTGACGCGCAGTCTATGTACCACTTCCTTTCCGGTTACACCGCCAAGGTTGCTGGCACTGAGCGTGGCGTGACCGAGCCGCAGGCAACGTTCTCCACCTGCTTCGGCGCTCCTTTCATGCCGCGTCACCCTTCTGAGTATGGGGCGCTGCTGAAAAACCTGATCCGTGAGCACAAAGTGGATTGCTGGCTGGTGAATACCGGCTGGACCGGTGGCGCTTATGGTGTTGGTCACCGTATGCCGATTAAAGAAACCCGTGCTTTGCTTCGCGCTGCATTGGATGGGTCTTTGAACGCAGCTGAGTTCCGCAAAGACGAGAACTTCGGCTTCTCGGTTCCTGTTGCCGTACCGGGCGTTGATACCAACATCCTTGATCCACGCAGCACCTGGAGTAACTCGGCAGACTATGACGTGCAGGCTGCAAAGCTGGTCGACATGTTTGCTGCGAACTTCCAGATTTTCCAGGATCACGTTGACGAGTTGGTCCTGAATGCGGGTCCAATCACAAAAATCGCTGCGGAATAG
- a CDS encoding XdhC family protein: MSVVTLPQNLSKNLDVLGVAERWQTEGRKLVLATVIETWGSAPRPVGSHLIIDENGEFEGSVSGGCVEGAVVSEAMEVLEDGKARKIEFGVADETAWRVGLSCGGKISVYLQPLSSEADHNLIMLINRAKGARQAAALLTNLATGSSSAVLYGSDVEDATLAGGYEKGLRSGKSAIVHAQGGEEYFLSMQVPSTRIVVVGAVHITQALVPIAKTTGFDITIVDPRTAFASEERFPDTSLLAEWPGDVMEQLKLDPFTAVAAVTHDPKIDDLPLMEALKAGCFYVGALGSRKTHAKRCERFLEAGLTQKDLSRIKAPIGLDIGAANPSEIAIAVLAEIIVSLRGSKASQKKVV, from the coding sequence ATGTCTGTTGTTACGCTTCCCCAAAACCTTTCCAAAAACCTTGACGTTTTAGGTGTTGCTGAACGCTGGCAAACCGAAGGACGTAAACTGGTGCTCGCGACGGTTATTGAGACATGGGGTTCAGCTCCACGTCCCGTCGGCAGTCATCTGATCATTGATGAAAACGGTGAGTTTGAAGGATCGGTCTCCGGTGGCTGTGTTGAAGGGGCTGTTGTATCTGAGGCCATGGAGGTTCTGGAGGACGGCAAGGCTCGCAAGATTGAGTTCGGCGTTGCGGACGAGACTGCGTGGCGGGTTGGGCTTTCCTGTGGCGGCAAGATCAGCGTTTACCTGCAGCCGCTGTCTTCCGAAGCAGATCACAACCTGATCATGCTGATCAACCGGGCAAAGGGCGCGCGACAAGCTGCTGCCTTGCTGACCAACCTTGCAACTGGCTCTTCCTCAGCGGTTTTGTATGGATCTGATGTGGAGGATGCGACACTCGCAGGCGGATACGAGAAGGGTTTGCGAAGTGGGAAATCGGCAATTGTCCATGCGCAGGGCGGTGAAGAGTACTTTTTAAGCATGCAGGTTCCGTCAACACGCATTGTTGTTGTGGGTGCAGTTCACATAACTCAGGCACTGGTTCCTATTGCCAAGACTACAGGGTTTGACATTACGATTGTTGATCCTCGCACTGCCTTTGCGTCTGAAGAGCGTTTCCCGGATACATCCCTGCTGGCTGAATGGCCTGGGGATGTGATGGAGCAACTCAAGCTCGATCCATTTACTGCGGTTGCGGCTGTAACGCATGATCCCAAGATTGATGATTTACCTCTGATGGAAGCGCTTAAGGCGGGATGCTTTTACGTTGGCGCTCTTGGTAGCCGCAAAACTCATGCGAAGCGTTGCGAGCGCTTCCTTGAGGCTGGTTTGACCCAGAAGGATCTTTCTCGGATTAAGGCGCCAATCGGTTTGGATATTGGCGCGGCGAACCCATCCGAAATTGCGATTGCCGTCCTTGCCGAGATAATCGTTAGCCTGCGCGGCAGCAAGGCCAGCCAGAAGAAGGTTGTTTGA